A genomic window from Candidatus Dormiibacterota bacterium includes:
- a CDS encoding O-acetylhomoserine aminocarboxypropyltransferase/cysteine synthase family protein, with the protein MSTTLENAAAPQHFDTIAIHGGHSGDPSTKARAVPIYQTTSYLFDSTEHAGKLFALEEFGNIYTRINNPTTDVLEQRIAALEGGAAALAVASGQAAVVYAILNLAKVGDHIVSSTSLYGGTYNVFAHTLKRFGIETSLVDFNDPFAVEAAIKPNTKAIFAETIGNPKIDVLDIETYADLAHRHGLPLIVDNTLATPYLLRPIDFGADIVVHSATKFIGGHGTAIGGVIVDGGTFDWAASGRFPEFTEPDPSYHGLQYWQAFGNIAYILKARVQLLRDIGAAISPFNAWLLLQGLETLGIRIERHSHNALAVAEFLAAHPRVESVSYPGLKSDPAYERAQQYLPKGASAILTFRVNGDATDAKRIIDKLKLFSLLANVGDAKSLVIHPASTTHQQLSPSEQRASGVEESTIRLSVGIEDSRDIIADLEQALA; encoded by the coding sequence ATGAGCACGACCCTAGAGAACGCTGCGGCTCCGCAGCACTTCGACACCATTGCCATCCACGGCGGCCATTCGGGCGATCCGTCCACCAAAGCGCGCGCGGTGCCGATCTATCAAACCACCTCGTATCTCTTCGACTCAACCGAGCACGCGGGCAAGCTCTTCGCGCTTGAAGAGTTCGGCAACATCTACACCCGTATCAATAATCCCACGACCGATGTGCTCGAGCAACGTATCGCCGCGCTCGAAGGCGGCGCTGCGGCCCTCGCGGTCGCGAGCGGCCAAGCTGCGGTCGTCTATGCGATTCTCAACCTCGCCAAAGTCGGCGATCACATCGTCAGCTCCACCTCGCTCTACGGTGGAACGTATAATGTATTTGCGCACACCCTCAAACGCTTCGGCATCGAGACGAGCCTGGTCGATTTTAACGATCCGTTCGCGGTCGAAGCCGCGATCAAGCCCAACACCAAGGCAATCTTCGCGGAGACCATCGGCAACCCGAAGATCGACGTACTCGATATCGAAACGTACGCGGATCTCGCGCACCGTCACGGCCTGCCGCTCATCGTCGATAATACGCTGGCCACGCCGTACCTGCTGCGACCGATCGACTTCGGCGCCGATATCGTCGTGCACTCGGCGACCAAGTTCATCGGCGGCCACGGCACCGCGATCGGCGGCGTGATCGTCGACGGCGGCACGTTCGATTGGGCCGCAAGCGGCCGCTTTCCGGAATTCACGGAACCGGATCCGTCGTATCATGGGCTGCAGTATTGGCAAGCCTTCGGCAACATCGCGTATATTCTCAAGGCTCGCGTGCAATTGCTGCGGGATATCGGCGCCGCGATCTCGCCGTTTAATGCGTGGCTGTTGCTGCAAGGCCTCGAGACGCTCGGCATCCGCATCGAACGCCACAGCCACAACGCGCTCGCGGTAGCCGAGTTTCTGGCAGCACATCCGCGCGTCGAATCGGTTTCGTATCCCGGCCTCAAGAGCGACCCGGCGTACGAGCGCGCGCAACAATACCTTCCGAAGGGCGCGAGCGCGATTCTCACGTTCCGCGTCAATGGCGACGCAACCGATGCCAAACGCATCATCGATAAGCTCAAGCTCTTCTCGCTGCTGGCGAACGTCGGCGATGCCAAGTCCCTGGTAATCCACCCGGCCAGCACCACGCATCAGCAACTCTCGCCGAGCGAGCAGCGCGCGAGCGGCGTTGAGGAATCCACCATTCGCCTCTCGGTCGGCATCGAAGATAGCCGGGACATCATCGCGGACCTCGAACAAGCCCTCGCGTGA